In the genome of Coraliomargarita algicola, one region contains:
- a CDS encoding DUF6250 domain-containing protein has translation MRPDTPILVELTADNGKVQVFRDGALIFEFDDPEFLASGWFGIRTVNSHLKVDFVEIVSGAFPASDKAVPLEK, from the coding sequence ATTCGTCCAGACACGCCCATCCTCGTAGAACTCACTGCCGACAATGGAAAGGTCCAAGTTTTCCGTGACGGTGCACTTATATTTGAATTCGATGACCCCGAATTCCTAGCATCCGGATGGTTCGGAATCCGCACCGTTAATAGCCACCTGAAAGTCGACTTTGTTGAAATCGTATCAGGCGCCTTTCCAGCTTCCGATAAAGCCGTTCCGCTAGAGAAATAA
- a CDS encoding DUF6250 domain-containing protein, with protein MCFQIQVASPGRISDINMFWMARDPRSPNNLFDSSHSRDGSFSSYNLLETYYASIGGNDNTTTRFRRYDGLGNRPTVHFDPNMT; from the coding sequence ATTTGCTTTCAAATTCAAGTCGCTTCGCCTGGCCGCATTTCCGATATCAATATGTTTTGGATGGCACGGGATCCCCGATCTCCGAATAACCTCTTCGATTCATCACACAGTCGAGATGGCAGCTTTTCCAGCTATAACTTACTGGAAACCTATTACGCCAGTATTGGAGGGAACGACAATACCACAACCCGCTTTCGCCGTTACGATGGATTAGGCAACCGTCCAACCGTCCACTTCGATCCGAACATGACTTAA
- a CDS encoding DUF6250 domain-containing protein → MRPDTPILVELTADNGKVQVFRDGALIFEFDDPEFLASGWFGIRTVNSHLKDLLSNSSRFAWPHFRYQYVLDGTGSPISE, encoded by the coding sequence ATTCGTCCAGACACGCCCATCCTCGTAGAACTCACTGCCGACAATGGAAAGGTCCAAGTTTTCCGTGACGGTGCACTTATATTTGAATTCGATGACCCCGAATTCCTAGCATCCGGATGGTTCGGAATCCGCACCGTTAATAGCCACCTGAAAGATTTGCTTTCAAATTCAAGTCGCTTCGCCTGGCCGCATTTCCGATATCAATATGTTTTGGATGGCACGGGATCCCCGATCTCCGAATAA
- a CDS encoding DUF6250 domain-containing protein translates to MKRILPTICALTFITLPLQLTYAHDPVPAIGHFKEPFTQDLSHWTVEQQPGGTVEIQDGQLVIQDKAGATIWFSKLLHAPARICFQIQVASPGRISDINMFWMARDPRSPNNLFDSSHSRDGSFSSYNLLETYYASIGGNDNTTTRFRRYDGLGNRPTVHFDPNMT, encoded by the coding sequence ATGAAGCGCATTCTGCCAACCATTTGTGCCTTAACTTTTATCACGCTGCCCCTGCAGCTCACTTACGCACACGACCCAGTGCCAGCAATAGGACATTTTAAAGAACCATTCACTCAGGATTTATCCCACTGGACCGTCGAACAACAACCCGGCGGCACAGTCGAAATCCAAGACGGACAACTCGTTATCCAAGACAAGGCCGGTGCTACCATCTGGTTTAGTAAATTACTGCATGCACCCGCTCGTATTTGCTTTCAAATTCAAGTCGCTTCGCCTGGCCGCATTTCCGATATCAATATGTTTTGGATGGCACGGGATCCCCGATCTCCGAATAACCTCTTCGATTCATCACACAGTCGAGATGGCAGCTTTTCCAGCTATAACTTACTGGAAACCTATTACGCCAGTATTGGAGGGAACGACAATACCACAACCCGCTTTCGCCGTTACGATGGATTAGGCAACCGTCCAACCGTCCACTTCGATCCGAACATGACTTAA
- a CDS encoding carbohydrate-binding protein gives MPNTTTNRLATQADADYWPNVNVDDYIYFSPDDNHGGLYDSPPVGLGKKVHIYAGDYTRISLKGDYAVNSQTQPTIITNLGGQVRMVGTTDWLRSLSISGFMNVHVTGKYDPVAQTGDPNYLGHNGGANMGDGEYYRNYGIWVDNLWAAHRASADPLNTTGVGNLVRIQNFDYCKIDYVAAFGGGFAAFNLKNDQPYAPDGVCEVDAQDCFAAFTTSESFYIGKFTANYDRTKLTLRNNIMFFSGTEAMQTDGLVEGSRIENNIIYGSASNFRTPFQSSYQEGLQQLSYSEGDIEVRNNIMVGGMGMMQTIRKSDNASEGSPSASKKFIYDNNYLGMGRAHASYIWNGDDITPYEFTNNIWGPLDVPNSNDAYTNEVDATAFQEIGVTGNPTLISGNLYDPLLQQWAYTYNGGTCVTEVNNEWRNIPQIKFMNTGFADDFDMRRVTIWAPIFETDGYAGRDGEYITYQTGDVVIHYEMTGSEAGMTKLYQCISTHTADATNYYYPDQSPTKWQQLTWNGNNMPPVDVRIQPDTFYNYRGLGLTYNPANLNADDLEAPEITLLGGNKISFEVGSSYFDPGYIAVDNVDGNLSESVVTTWITDPIDMNQTGEYAMTYDVMDAAGNKAYTAFRTIYVSDTNITYGTVSKVNMHKNSGVNSLYPDWTDLGNGGTGLEYNGLPTNTDLYDVNGVATGWHMLIENIYQGYSQHSKIYTNSAGLTIGDFPTAITRQGIKITAPYNDPCVFRMTGMDPNKYYEVSYTGYIENYIGYNIDATLLDAITGEGDTIIVEENVDQVGLVANAKPDSTGLMDLIFTTEHPIGTPNISGLIITEKSGYGIAPSGITRAPYGGAVHSIPGRTEAEDYDIGGEGDAYHDTTTGNTPNKYRSDDVDVGISNGEYMIGWIANGEWLEYTVNVATTGNYDLSLRLAQNSHTDKSISMSVDGGTPVSVTTTYTGGWNSFSTFNSNGIYLTEGQHVLRFELNSGYNFDWFELSSN, from the coding sequence ATGCCGAACACCACAACCAATCGCCTCGCCACACAAGCCGATGCGGATTATTGGCCCAACGTAAACGTCGATGACTACATCTACTTCTCACCTGATGACAACCATGGAGGCCTTTATGACAGTCCACCCGTAGGGCTCGGCAAAAAAGTCCACATCTATGCGGGTGATTACACGCGTATTAGCCTCAAAGGCGACTATGCTGTCAATAGTCAGACACAACCTACCATCATTACCAATCTTGGAGGACAGGTGCGAATGGTTGGGACTACGGATTGGCTAAGGTCACTAAGCATCTCGGGCTTCATGAATGTCCACGTAACCGGCAAATACGATCCAGTAGCCCAAACAGGGGACCCTAATTATCTCGGCCACAATGGAGGCGCAAATATGGGGGATGGTGAATACTATCGTAACTATGGCATCTGGGTCGATAACCTCTGGGCAGCCCATCGTGCCTCAGCTGACCCATTGAACACAACTGGTGTTGGAAATCTAGTTAGGATTCAAAACTTCGATTACTGTAAAATCGACTATGTCGCCGCTTTTGGGGGCGGGTTTGCCGCATTCAATCTAAAGAACGATCAGCCATACGCACCGGATGGCGTCTGCGAAGTGGATGCACAGGACTGCTTTGCTGCATTCACAACGAGCGAATCATTCTATATCGGAAAGTTCACTGCAAATTATGACAGAACGAAACTAACCTTGCGTAACAACATTATGTTCTTTTCCGGCACTGAAGCGATGCAAACCGATGGTTTGGTCGAAGGTTCAAGAATTGAGAATAACATCATTTACGGCTCGGCTTCCAACTTCCGGACTCCCTTCCAAAGCAGCTATCAAGAAGGCCTACAGCAATTATCCTATTCTGAGGGCGATATCGAAGTCAGAAATAACATCATGGTTGGTGGCATGGGAATGATGCAGACAATTCGCAAATCGGACAATGCTTCCGAAGGATCTCCATCTGCGAGTAAGAAATTCATCTATGACAATAACTACTTAGGCATGGGTCGCGCTCACGCCAGTTACATTTGGAATGGAGATGACATTACCCCCTACGAATTCACCAACAATATTTGGGGACCACTGGATGTTCCCAACTCGAATGATGCTTATACTAACGAAGTCGACGCAACGGCTTTTCAGGAAATTGGCGTCACGGGGAATCCAACCCTCATCTCAGGCAATCTATATGATCCGCTGCTTCAGCAATGGGCTTACACCTATAACGGTGGAACCTGCGTGACAGAAGTGAACAACGAATGGAGAAATATACCTCAGATCAAATTCATGAATACTGGCTTTGCGGATGATTTTGACATGCGCAGAGTCACAATTTGGGCGCCAATATTCGAAACTGATGGCTATGCAGGACGAGATGGTGAATATATCACCTACCAAACTGGTGATGTCGTTATTCACTATGAAATGACCGGAAGCGAAGCTGGCATGACTAAGCTATATCAGTGCATCTCTACTCATACCGCTGATGCCACAAATTATTACTACCCGGACCAATCCCCCACTAAATGGCAGCAGCTCACGTGGAATGGCAATAACATGCCCCCAGTGGACGTTCGCATTCAGCCAGATACCTTCTACAACTATCGTGGCTTGGGCTTAACCTATAATCCTGCGAATCTGAATGCAGACGATCTGGAAGCACCCGAAATCACCCTCCTTGGCGGCAATAAAATAAGCTTCGAAGTCGGTAGTTCATATTTCGATCCGGGCTATATCGCTGTGGATAACGTAGACGGAAACCTCAGCGAATCCGTCGTCACCACATGGATTACCGATCCCATCGACATGAACCAGACTGGTGAGTATGCCATGACCTACGATGTGATGGATGCTGCAGGCAATAAAGCTTACACCGCTTTTCGCACAATCTATGTTTCTGATACAAATATCACCTACGGAACCGTATCCAAGGTCAACATGCACAAGAACAGTGGCGTCAACAGCCTCTATCCGGATTGGACAGACTTAGGCAATGGTGGCACAGGATTAGAATACAACGGCTTACCCACCAATACCGATCTCTACGATGTCAATGGAGTCGCCACTGGTTGGCACATGTTGATTGAAAATATCTATCAAGGCTATTCTCAGCACTCAAAGATCTATACTAATTCCGCCGGACTAACGATTGGTGATTTTCCCACGGCAATTACTCGCCAAGGCATCAAAATCACCGCTCCCTATAATGACCCATGTGTCTTTCGCATGACAGGTATGGACCCTAATAAATACTACGAAGTAAGCTATACTGGTTATATTGAAAATTACATTGGCTACAACATCGATGCGACGCTACTGGATGCAATCACAGGCGAAGGTGACACCATTATCGTTGAAGAGAATGTCGATCAAGTTGGATTAGTCGCTAACGCAAAGCCAGATTCTACCGGCTTAATGGATCTCATTTTTACAACCGAGCATCCGATTGGAACCCCCAACATCAGCGGCCTCATCATCACTGAAAAAAGCGGTTATGGCATCGCTCCATCAGGGATCACACGAGCCCCTTATGGTGGTGCGGTGCATAGCATCCCGGGACGCACCGAAGCTGAAGACTATGACATCGGAGGCGAAGGCGACGCCTACCACGATACGACTACCGGCAATACACCCAACAAGTATCGATCAGACGATGTGGATGTAGGCATCAGCAATGGTGAGTATATGATAGGTTGGATCGCCAACGGCGAGTGGTTGGAATATACAGTGAATGTCGCCACGACCGGCAACTATGACCTGAGTCTTCGACTCGCTCAAAACTCACATACCGACAAGTCCATTAGCATGTCAGTAGATGGAGGCACGCCTGTTTCCGTGACCACGACATACACAGGGGGATGGAACAGCTTCTCCACCTTCAACTCGAACGGCATCTACCTGACCGAGGGGCAACATGTGCTACGTTTTGAACTGAACTCGGGCTACAACTTCGATTGGTTTGAGCTAAGCTCAAACTAA
- a CDS encoding glycoside hydrolase family 43 protein yields the protein MANVNSSNPILAGMHPDPTVCRVGKYFYLATSSFGQFPGVPLYRSEDLNHWEFVRHILSRPEQLSCVPHQKLGNAGIFAPSLRYHNGTFYMVTTLLGHKGHFFVTAEDPAGEWSDPFWIDEAHRGGIDPSLTFLEDGTVLFQSTADGRHNEPQGIIQFEIDPKTGEGLTPRKYIAAGYGDRAVEAPHVYQKGDYWYLMTAEGGTESNHRVSIGRSKSVWGPWDHCPHNPILTHCGVESPIQHVGHGDLFDDADGNWWIVFLAVRPQGYPPVHLLGRETFIAPVRWDEDGWPVVNENQPIQLSLDASKALHAWEDNFDDKTGLHHRWVTIGRAYREVYSLKEGETGLQLIAQTSTLAVSEKKAWVGARMTQPQATYHCEIQLESSDTEVGLTAFMEAFGYYSLGVREAADGSAIVRLTQRVLDLEKVTEVVLPKQESYHLQMKLQDSPDEWTAGDASRFIFSVQTAAGDWQEVGRGASRNISTELIGGYGGLFAGIYCIGETGATGRVLQVGCSE from the coding sequence ATGGCAAATGTTAATTCATCAAACCCCATTCTGGCTGGTATGCATCCGGACCCGACTGTATGCCGTGTTGGTAAATATTTCTATCTGGCAACGAGCAGTTTTGGTCAGTTTCCGGGAGTTCCGCTGTATCGCAGTGAGGATTTGAATCACTGGGAGTTCGTGCGTCATATCCTTTCCCGCCCCGAGCAATTGTCGTGCGTTCCCCATCAGAAACTGGGGAATGCCGGGATTTTTGCGCCTTCATTGCGCTATCACAATGGCACTTTTTATATGGTGACCACGCTGCTTGGGCATAAGGGGCATTTCTTCGTCACGGCTGAAGATCCTGCAGGCGAATGGTCGGACCCGTTCTGGATCGATGAGGCGCATCGTGGTGGTATCGATCCATCGCTCACTTTTTTGGAGGACGGGACTGTGCTCTTTCAGTCAACTGCCGATGGACGGCATAATGAGCCACAGGGGATCATTCAATTTGAGATCGATCCAAAGACTGGGGAGGGACTCACACCGCGGAAATATATTGCTGCTGGATATGGAGATAGGGCGGTGGAAGCACCCCATGTGTATCAGAAGGGTGACTATTGGTATTTGATGACTGCGGAAGGTGGCACTGAATCGAATCACCGTGTATCGATCGGTCGATCTAAGTCTGTTTGGGGACCATGGGATCACTGTCCACACAATCCAATACTGACACATTGCGGTGTGGAATCACCGATTCAGCATGTCGGTCATGGCGATCTCTTTGATGATGCAGACGGCAATTGGTGGATCGTTTTTCTCGCAGTGCGCCCACAGGGCTATCCCCCCGTGCATCTTTTGGGACGTGAAACCTTCATTGCTCCAGTGCGTTGGGATGAAGATGGCTGGCCTGTGGTGAATGAGAATCAACCGATTCAACTTTCCTTAGACGCTTCTAAAGCCTTGCATGCTTGGGAAGATAATTTCGACGACAAGACTGGATTGCATCACCGTTGGGTCACAATTGGCCGGGCATATCGCGAGGTCTATTCTCTCAAGGAGGGGGAGACCGGTCTCCAACTGATCGCGCAGACGAGCACTTTAGCGGTGTCGGAGAAAAAAGCATGGGTTGGCGCACGGATGACGCAGCCGCAGGCGACTTACCATTGTGAGATTCAGCTGGAGAGTTCCGACACGGAAGTGGGCCTTACTGCGTTCATGGAAGCATTTGGCTACTATAGCTTAGGAGTTCGTGAAGCTGCGGATGGTTCGGCGATTGTGCGATTGACGCAGCGTGTGCTTGATTTGGAAAAAGTGACTGAAGTGGTGCTCCCAAAGCAGGAAAGCTATCATTTACAGATGAAACTTCAGGATAGTCCGGACGAATGGACTGCGGGCGATGCGAGCCGATTCATCTTCTCGGTGCAAACAGCCGCCGGCGATTGGCAAGAAGTGGGGCGTGGTGCGTCACGTAATATTTCGACGGAGCTCATCGGAGGCTATGGCGGACTTTTTGCCGGGATCTACTGCATCGGAGAAACGGGTGCGACTGGGCGTGTTCTGCAGGTGGGCTGCAGTGAATGA
- a CDS encoding ABC transporter ATP-binding protein, with translation MASVTISKLDKTYSPGKKDQFRAVKGIDLEIRDKEFMVLVGPSGCGKSTTLRMIAGLEEITGGTLKIGEQIMNDVEPKNRGIAMVFQNYALYPHMTLFDNMAFGLKLKKVPRDEIKKRVDDAAETLGLTSMLDRKPKALSGGQRQRVAVGRAIVRNPDVFLFDEPLSNLDAKMRVQMRAEISKLHTRLDATMIYVTHDQVEAMTMGDRICVMKDGNIMQVDEPLNIYNKPANVFTAGFIGSPPMNFFNGLITKNDGKLGFASHGTEGHKMEVLIGGRLTELAEPRVGKEIIFGIRPEGMEVSDTISESSIQALVEHAEPMGAETMLYLSTKSNDSFIAKVAGHYNYKIGAHLHLTLNMDEAHLFDAETEDSLLFPYKA, from the coding sequence ATGGCCAGCGTAACCATCAGCAAACTCGATAAAACTTACAGTCCCGGCAAGAAGGATCAATTCCGTGCCGTCAAGGGGATCGACCTCGAAATCCGAGACAAAGAATTCATGGTGCTGGTCGGTCCGTCCGGCTGTGGTAAGTCCACCACTCTGCGCATGATCGCCGGTCTGGAAGAGATCACTGGCGGCACGCTCAAGATCGGTGAGCAAATCATGAACGATGTGGAGCCAAAGAACCGTGGCATCGCCATGGTGTTCCAGAACTACGCGCTCTACCCGCACATGACTCTTTTCGACAACATGGCTTTCGGCCTAAAGTTAAAGAAAGTGCCGCGCGATGAGATCAAGAAGCGCGTCGATGACGCCGCAGAAACCCTCGGCCTCACTTCGATGCTCGACCGTAAGCCTAAGGCACTCTCCGGTGGACAACGTCAGCGTGTCGCGGTTGGCCGCGCCATTGTCCGTAACCCGGATGTCTTCCTCTTCGACGAACCGCTCTCTAATCTCGACGCGAAAATGCGTGTGCAGATGCGCGCGGAAATCAGCAAGCTACATACCCGCTTGGATGCGACGATGATCTATGTCACCCACGACCAAGTCGAGGCCATGACCATGGGCGATCGCATCTGCGTCATGAAGGACGGCAACATCATGCAAGTGGATGAGCCGCTGAATATTTATAACAAGCCGGCGAATGTGTTCACCGCAGGCTTCATCGGTTCGCCTCCCATGAATTTCTTCAACGGCCTCATCACGAAAAATGACGGCAAGCTAGGCTTCGCAAGTCATGGAACTGAAGGCCATAAAATGGAAGTCCTAATTGGAGGAAGACTCACTGAACTCGCTGAACCACGTGTCGGTAAAGAAATCATTTTTGGAATTCGCCCGGAAGGGATGGAAGTTTCGGATACGATTTCAGAATCCAGCATTCAGGCACTCGTCGAACACGCAGAACCGATGGGCGCCGAAACCATGCTCTACCTTTCTACGAAAAGTAATGACAGCTTTATCGCAAAAGTCGCGGGTCACTATAATTACAAGATCGGTGCACACCTCCATCTGACTCTCAATATGGATGAGGCGCATCTCTTCGATGCGGAAACTGAAGACAGTTTGCTGTTTCCCTATAAGGCTTAA
- a CDS encoding carbohydrate ABC transporter permease, with translation MPRKVTKLGEGLKISYLSFVLFFAFVPLFVMLVVSFKSNDQYMANPWFFDAPSSWNWQNWAIAWDTVKGYIANSLFVSVTGTFVTLVIVLCCSYAIARFDFPGKNIIFYMVMATMFLPGTVAALVTLFDLIGKMNLMNSLWALVLMASVGGQVAGVFILRNFIEDIPKELFESAQLDGAGHLQQIRHIIVPLSASIISVTCIMDFLASWNNVIFPLLILRDDQLLTIPVGLFRMDGEYVKQYGEMMAAYSISSIPLLIIFIFSMRLFVKGLSAGAVKG, from the coding sequence ATGCCCAGAAAAGTCACAAAATTAGGTGAAGGCTTGAAGATCAGTTATCTGAGCTTCGTTCTCTTCTTCGCATTCGTGCCCTTGTTCGTCATGCTCGTGGTTAGCTTCAAGTCAAACGACCAATACATGGCCAACCCATGGTTCTTTGATGCACCCAGCTCATGGAATTGGCAAAACTGGGCCATCGCATGGGATACGGTAAAAGGCTACATCGCGAATTCTCTCTTCGTCTCGGTCACTGGCACCTTCGTCACACTGGTCATCGTGCTTTGCTGTAGTTATGCCATCGCGCGCTTCGACTTCCCAGGTAAGAATATTATCTTCTACATGGTCATGGCGACCATGTTCCTCCCGGGAACCGTTGCTGCACTGGTCACTCTCTTTGACCTAATCGGCAAAATGAACTTAATGAACAGCCTCTGGGCACTCGTGCTCATGGCCTCCGTCGGCGGTCAGGTCGCCGGCGTCTTCATTCTGCGTAACTTCATTGAGGACATTCCGAAAGAACTCTTCGAATCCGCACAACTCGACGGCGCCGGACACCTCCAGCAGATCCGTCACATCATCGTCCCTCTCTCCGCATCGATAATTTCGGTAACCTGCATCATGGATTTCCTCGCATCTTGGAACAATGTGATCTTCCCACTACTCATTTTGCGCGATGATCAATTGCTCACCATTCCCGTCGGCTTGTTCCGAATGGATGGCGAATACGTCAAGCAATACGGCGAAATGATGGCCGCCTACTCGATTTCATCCATCCCTCTCCTAATCATCTTCATCTTTTCGATGCGCCTCTTCGTCAAAGGCCTCTCCGCCGGCGCAGTCAAAGGCTAG
- a CDS encoding carbohydrate ABC transporter permease → MSDSNQAPTKKAAFLRWLPRAKLYLALYALCLPTVVSLAIFSYYPKIDVFIMSFFRWQPPTVQEFVGFKNFIEAFADPQFWSSFKLVGILLVANLIKLWPGIFAAIALHRLFNDKMRYFFQVCFVVPMIVPMMVWLLIWKSFYDPEFGLLNRFLNLTGGMKLLDWMDSAMPALALKLQPVVQGVINPVFGGIAGLILLGGLIMVAGYRKDRSPARWGDYAYIIAGALILPIFMALPISLVPMTLLCLLIIYIVWMVLLARRLGKSWIAWPLLLLAGTAVFSGALLRYSIALIVAFTVFEIVRARWDFFTGGPVVRRIGLGVLSVGIGFVVFGALWTEPLLQFKSGTPAWLGSSELVVPALIFWGFPWVGTVGVLIYLSGLQGISQDVYEAAELDGVGPIDMLFRIELPLIMTQVRINLIFMTIGTLTAYEIFLILLGPEGGPGNKGMVPGLYMFSSAFAEGRFGYACALGMVLFVIILILTIIYQRYVKVDK, encoded by the coding sequence ATGTCCGATTCAAATCAGGCGCCCACGAAAAAGGCGGCGTTCTTACGGTGGCTCCCTCGTGCCAAATTATACCTTGCTCTGTATGCACTGTGCTTGCCCACAGTGGTTTCACTGGCGATCTTCAGCTACTATCCGAAAATCGACGTGTTCATCATGTCGTTCTTTCGCTGGCAACCGCCCACGGTCCAAGAATTCGTCGGCTTTAAAAATTTTATCGAAGCCTTTGCCGATCCTCAGTTCTGGAGCTCCTTCAAACTGGTCGGGATCCTTCTGGTCGCCAACTTAATCAAGCTCTGGCCCGGCATCTTCGCAGCCATCGCGCTCCACCGTCTTTTCAATGACAAGATGCGCTACTTTTTCCAAGTGTGCTTCGTGGTGCCGATGATCGTGCCCATGATGGTTTGGCTATTAATCTGGAAAAGTTTTTATGACCCCGAGTTCGGTTTGCTGAATCGCTTCCTCAATCTTACGGGAGGCATGAAACTCCTCGACTGGATGGACTCTGCGATGCCCGCACTGGCCTTAAAATTGCAGCCGGTAGTCCAAGGAGTCATCAACCCCGTATTCGGGGGTATCGCAGGTCTCATCCTGCTCGGTGGTCTCATAATGGTCGCAGGTTACCGCAAGGATCGCTCGCCGGCACGCTGGGGTGACTATGCCTACATTATCGCAGGTGCATTGATTCTTCCGATTTTCATGGCACTGCCGATCAGTCTCGTTCCAATGACGCTGCTCTGCCTATTGATCATCTACATCGTCTGGATGGTTTTGCTAGCGCGTCGATTGGGTAAATCCTGGATCGCTTGGCCCCTCTTGTTACTCGCGGGCACTGCCGTCTTTAGTGGTGCTTTATTACGCTACTCAATCGCATTGATCGTCGCTTTTACGGTCTTTGAAATCGTCCGTGCTCGATGGGACTTCTTTACCGGCGGTCCAGTTGTTCGCCGTATCGGACTCGGTGTTTTAAGTGTCGGCATAGGCTTCGTCGTTTTCGGCGCTCTTTGGACCGAGCCCCTCCTTCAATTCAAATCTGGCACTCCAGCATGGCTGGGTAGTTCTGAACTCGTGGTCCCTGCTTTAATTTTCTGGGGCTTCCCATGGGTCGGCACCGTCGGCGTGCTCATCTATCTCTCCGGGCTGCAAGGCATCTCTCAAGATGTCTACGAAGCAGCGGAGCTTGATGGCGTTGGCCCGATTGACATGCTCTTCCGTATCGAGCTGCCACTGATTATGACTCAGGTCCGAATCAATCTGATCTTTATGACCATCGGCACACTCACCGCCTACGAAATTTTCCTCATTCTACTCGGGCCGGAAGGTGGCCCCGGCAATAAGGGCATGGTGCCGGGGCTGTATATGTTCAGCTCCGCCTTTGCCGAAGGCCGATTCGGATACGCCTGCGCACTGGGCATGGTTCTCTTTGTGATCATCCTGATCCTGACCATCATCTATCAACGCTACGTCAAAGTAGATAAGTAA